A single window of Vibrio sp. HB236076 DNA harbors:
- a CDS encoding lipid A biosynthesis (KDO)2-(lauroyl)-lipid IVA acyltransferase — translation MLKPTNRTYLPRFQWHFLKPRFWGVWGALIVALPFSLLPLKFHRGIARRAARFILTKRKDSKAAVSLKVNLDTAFGDKSDSEKMAIAEQCLTTAGTFLMRFPRLSLRSRQYLDKNTEIIGLEHLESLKQQGEKVILLAPHTWGIDVLPVLLASRDLPVAAMVKKQKNPVADWLMNRQRLQYGGRIHERSDGIKHFLKSVKEGFLGYYLPDQDHGRDSSIFVDFFGQPKATLPGIGKLTKISKGYIVPTFTCFDADSGQFIVHIFPPWEGYPTGDDHVDARAMNAFIEQQVAQHPEQYMWNLQFFKTRQDGRNIYKEYRTQIRQQQS, via the coding sequence ATGCTTAAACCGACTAATCGCACCTACCTTCCTCGTTTTCAGTGGCATTTTCTCAAACCGCGCTTTTGGGGGGTATGGGGCGCCCTCATTGTTGCCCTGCCCTTTTCCCTACTGCCACTAAAGTTTCACCGAGGAATCGCTCGCCGTGCTGCTCGGTTTATATTAACCAAGCGCAAAGACAGCAAGGCCGCGGTCAGCCTTAAGGTCAACTTGGACACCGCCTTTGGTGACAAATCAGACAGCGAAAAAATGGCTATTGCTGAGCAGTGCTTAACCACGGCAGGCACGTTTTTGATGCGCTTTCCAAGATTGAGCTTACGCAGCCGGCAATATCTCGATAAAAACACTGAAATCATTGGTTTAGAGCACTTAGAGTCGTTAAAACAACAAGGTGAAAAAGTCATTTTGCTCGCGCCTCATACTTGGGGCATTGACGTATTGCCCGTGTTGTTAGCATCGAGAGATTTGCCCGTTGCCGCCATGGTGAAAAAACAAAAAAACCCAGTGGCAGATTGGCTCATGAATCGCCAACGCCTGCAATATGGCGGCCGTATTCACGAGCGCAGCGACGGGATTAAACATTTCTTAAAGTCGGTCAAAGAAGGGTTTTTAGGATACTATTTACCTGACCAAGACCATGGGCGTGACAGCAGTATTTTTGTCGATTTTTTCGGTCAGCCAAAAGCGACGTTACCCGGAATAGGTAAGCTGACCAAAATCAGTAAGGGCTATATTGTGCCTACCTTCACGTGCTTTGATGCCGATAGTGGTCAATTTATTGTGCATATTTTTCCACCGTGGGAGGGTTACCCTACCGGGGATGATCATGTCGATGCCAGAGCCATGAACGCGTTTATCGAACAACAAGTGGCACAACACCCCGAGCAATACATGTGGAATTTGCAATTTTTTAAAACGCGCCAAGACGGGCGTAATATTTACAAAGAATACCGAACGCAAATACGCCAACAACAATCATAA
- the waaF gene encoding lipopolysaccharide heptosyltransferase II produces MKILIIGPSWVGDMVMSQSLYITLKQQYPQAQIDVIAPGWCKPILERMPEVNQAIEMPLGHGEFNFLGRRAIGKELKDQGYQHAFVLPNSAKSALIPWFAGIPKRTGWKGEFRYGLLNDLRPNKKSFQYMVERYVALAHPKQAMQDSSSLGGLDTLPRPRLSIDAQTRLHTINKFHLDADRETIGLCPGAEFGPAKKWPAEHYAAVAQEMIKSGKQVWLFGSGKDVEACQNIKDRIDKDLQSHAYILAGQTSLIEAVDLLSACDIVISNDSGLMHVAAAVGCKVVAVYGSTSPQYTPPLAEKVAMVHTDIDCRPCFKRECPLGHLKCLKELSPQKVLDAINQMDSLEIKIC; encoded by the coding sequence ATGAAAATTCTTATTATTGGCCCATCTTGGGTCGGTGATATGGTGATGTCTCAATCATTGTATATCACCTTAAAACAGCAATACCCACAAGCGCAAATTGATGTGATCGCACCGGGTTGGTGTAAGCCGATCTTAGAGCGTATGCCTGAAGTCAATCAAGCGATTGAAATGCCTCTCGGTCACGGTGAATTTAATTTTCTCGGCCGCCGAGCGATTGGTAAAGAGCTTAAAGATCAAGGTTATCAACACGCCTTTGTTTTGCCCAACTCTGCCAAATCGGCGTTGATCCCTTGGTTTGCCGGCATTCCTAAACGCACCGGTTGGAAAGGCGAGTTTCGCTATGGGCTACTCAATGACTTGCGTCCCAATAAAAAGTCATTCCAGTACATGGTCGAGCGCTATGTCGCCCTTGCTCATCCTAAGCAAGCCATGCAAGACTCATCCTCACTTGGCGGATTAGACACCTTGCCAAGGCCGCGTTTGTCCATCGATGCTCAAACCCGTTTACACACCATCAATAAATTCCATCTGGATGCGGACAGAGAGACCATCGGCTTGTGTCCCGGCGCCGAATTCGGTCCTGCCAAAAAATGGCCAGCCGAACACTATGCCGCTGTCGCTCAAGAGATGATTAAATCGGGTAAGCAAGTATGGCTGTTCGGCTCTGGTAAAGATGTCGAAGCGTGCCAAAATATCAAAGACAGAATCGATAAGGACTTGCAATCCCATGCTTACATCCTTGCAGGGCAGACAAGTCTCATTGAGGCCGTTGATCTACTCAGTGCTTGCGATATTGTGATCAGCAATGACTCTGGCCTGATGCACGTTGCCGCCGCCGTCGGATGTAAAGTGGTTGCGGTATACGGCTCAACCTCACCGCAATACACACCGCCGCTGGCCGAAAAAGTGGCCATGGTACACACCGATATCGATTGTCGCCCTTGCTTTAAACGCGAATGTCCCCTTGGGCATTTAAAGTGTTTAAAAGAGTTATCACCACAAAAGGTGTTGGACGCGATCAATCAAATGGATTCGTTAGAGATCAAAATATGCTAA
- the waaA gene encoding lipid IV(A) 3-deoxy-D-manno-octulosonic acid transferase, producing the protein MLIRLVYSLLLALVAPFFLYGLYRPKENKPSFGKRWKEHFGAIEPLANKDKPIWIHAVSVGESIAATPLIKELKKQNPQQSILVTTTTSTGAEQIAKLGELVEHRYMPIDFTFAVKRFVNIIRPEKLLIIETELWPNTLYTVHKAGIPITVVNARLSEKSRRNYAKVQPLFNLLHPCLTKVLCQTESDAKRFEQLGVEKAKLIITGSIKYDIQVSDQDKQQAKALKQQLGDHRPIWVAASTHKGEDEQVLAAHQQVLNTHPDALLILVPRHPERFNDVYELCEQLGFQTKRRTESTSAPCSDVQVYLGDTMGEMLVMMGAADVCFMGGSLLGDKVGGHNVLEPAALGLPVITGPSYYNFQDIVEELKAFNIVSVINHNSDLSHSIIKTLNRERLDIKKELKSNAIYNSINNI; encoded by the coding sequence ATGCTAATCAGATTGGTTTACTCTTTGTTGCTTGCCTTAGTTGCACCATTTTTTCTTTATGGCCTGTATCGACCTAAGGAGAATAAACCTTCGTTTGGCAAGCGGTGGAAAGAGCATTTTGGTGCCATAGAGCCATTGGCAAACAAGGATAAACCGATTTGGATTCACGCGGTGTCTGTGGGCGAAAGTATTGCTGCAACCCCGTTAATTAAAGAACTAAAAAAACAAAACCCGCAACAAAGTATCCTTGTCACCACCACGACAAGTACCGGTGCAGAGCAAATTGCCAAGTTGGGTGAATTGGTTGAACATCGCTATATGCCGATTGATTTTACCTTTGCTGTAAAGCGTTTTGTTAACATCATCCGACCCGAAAAATTGTTGATTATAGAAACCGAGCTTTGGCCCAATACACTCTATACGGTTCACAAAGCAGGTATCCCGATTACGGTGGTCAATGCTCGCCTGTCTGAAAAATCGCGCCGCAATTACGCCAAAGTTCAACCATTGTTTAATCTATTACACCCTTGCTTAACAAAGGTACTGTGCCAAACTGAGTCTGATGCCAAGCGATTTGAGCAATTAGGGGTAGAGAAAGCCAAGCTTATCATTACCGGGTCAATCAAATACGATATTCAAGTTAGTGACCAAGACAAACAACAAGCCAAAGCGCTTAAACAACAGCTCGGTGACCATCGCCCCATTTGGGTGGCAGCAAGCACTCACAAAGGCGAGGATGAACAAGTATTAGCCGCGCATCAACAGGTTTTAAACACACACCCTGATGCTCTGCTCATTTTAGTGCCTCGCCACCCCGAACGTTTCAACGATGTTTACGAGCTTTGTGAGCAGTTGGGCTTTCAGACAAAGCGACGCACCGAGTCTACCTCGGCGCCATGCAGTGATGTTCAAGTCTACCTCGGTGATACCATGGGTGAAATGCTCGTGATGATGGGAGCAGCAGATGTGTGCTTTATGGGCGGCAGTTTGCTAGGCGATAAAGTGGGTGGTCATAATGTGTTAGAGCCGGCCGCATTGGGATTGCCCGTCATCACAGGCCCGAGCTATTATAATTTTCAAGATATTGTGGAAGAGCTTAAGGCATTTAATATAGTCAGTGTAATTAACCATAATTCAGATCTTTCACATTCAATTATAAAAACATTAAATCGAGAACGATTAGATATAAAAAAAGAATTAAAAAGCAACGCTATTTATAATAGCATTAATAATATTTAA
- a CDS encoding sulfotransferase gives MDLFLTGMMRSGTTLLQKSLDQHPELNVSYQNKTSLFLNEVKSFHENLGINKYHLLSHYSPNEHYNLENITKWLNKNNFLDSLKTSDFDKKNGLKEVLAEEFLPYLTEKNIKCINIIRDPRDVLSSMSFGNGFEHTGLERPILFDLKNWRKSVLISQYLKDNKNLLTIKMEDLLLDPKDSLEKIYSFLDIEKLPFEILIKKLNEQEWKSNSSFGQKKAFDSSVIGNYKKVLPIKVREYVEAICFKEMEAMEYKTSKLDSKEKIILEFTEPFEIKRKEFKSNYTSSKENIQYELNRSTLPLDKTINRELLGL, from the coding sequence ATGGATTTGTTTTTAACAGGAATGATGAGATCTGGAACAACACTATTACAGAAGTCTTTAGATCAACATCCAGAGTTAAATGTTTCATATCAAAATAAAACAAGCTTATTTCTAAATGAGGTTAAATCTTTTCATGAAAACTTGGGTATAAACAAATATCATTTATTAAGCCATTACTCACCAAACGAACATTACAACTTAGAAAATATCACAAAATGGCTCAATAAAAATAACTTCCTTGATTCATTGAAAACATCGGATTTTGATAAAAAAAATGGATTAAAAGAAGTCCTAGCAGAAGAGTTTTTACCTTATCTTACAGAAAAAAACATAAAATGTATTAATATAATAAGAGATCCTAGAGATGTTTTATCGTCTATGTCTTTTGGTAATGGCTTTGAGCATACAGGCTTAGAAAGGCCTATCTTATTTGACCTGAAAAATTGGAGGAAAAGTGTCTTAATAAGTCAGTATTTAAAAGACAACAAAAACCTACTCACGATAAAAATGGAAGATTTACTATTAGACCCCAAAGACAGCTTGGAAAAAATATATTCTTTTCTTGATATTGAAAAATTACCATTTGAAATACTAATTAAAAAATTAAATGAACAAGAATGGAAGAGCAACTCGTCATTCGGCCAAAAGAAAGCTTTTGATTCTAGTGTAATTGGAAATTATAAAAAGGTATTACCAATTAAAGTAAGAGAGTATGTCGAGGCTATTTGCTTTAAAGAAATGGAAGCAATGGAATACAAAACATCCAAATTAGACTCTAAAGAAAAAATAATACTGGAATTTACCGAACCATTTGAAATAAAAAGAAAAGAGTTTAAAAGCAATTACACGAGTTCAAAAGAAAATATTCAATACGAATTAAATAGATCCACACTACCTCTTGATAAAACAATAAATAGAGAGCTTTTAGGGTTATGA
- a CDS encoding acetyl-CoA carboxylase biotin carboxylase subunit family protein: protein MNKIAIIGANEFQTDLILKANTLGYETHVFSWGGGEPGEDIANYFYKISITEKEKILEKCREIKISAICSIASDLANITVHWVARELGLKALSKSCIEYTTDKFLMRKQLLKNSLPIPRFNLVKNINDIVEDECNFPLIVKPIDRSGSRGITKVNSFKEIEKAITYSQSVSFTDNVLIEEYISGREFSVETISSLGKHKILQVTEKFTSGYPNYIETAHLAPARITNNEYKLIENVIIKALNSLDVEFGPSHSEIKLKEDGNISIIEIGSRMGGDFIGAFLVESHTGIDYLSLTLLSSLGKNIDLNSIKVKENNNISSLVYYQFDESFKKINTRPGVQSLSYTLNKHYNGSVLSSNERFSCSKLLVRNDNLNDIITIIKEQNKSI, encoded by the coding sequence ATGAATAAAATCGCTATTATCGGTGCAAATGAATTCCAAACAGACTTAATATTAAAGGCTAATACTCTGGGATATGAAACACACGTTTTTTCTTGGGGAGGCGGAGAGCCTGGGGAAGATATAGCTAATTACTTTTATAAAATAAGTATTACCGAAAAAGAAAAAATATTAGAAAAATGTAGGGAAATTAAAATAAGTGCTATATGTAGTATTGCATCAGATCTTGCCAATATAACTGTACACTGGGTTGCCAGAGAACTAGGTTTGAAAGCTCTTTCCAAAAGTTGTATTGAGTACACAACAGATAAATTTCTCATGCGTAAGCAGCTTTTAAAAAATTCGTTACCTATTCCAAGATTTAATCTAGTCAAAAATATTAATGACATAGTTGAAGATGAATGCAATTTCCCTTTAATTGTAAAACCTATAGATAGATCAGGAAGCCGAGGAATTACTAAAGTAAATTCATTCAAAGAGATAGAGAAAGCAATTACATATAGCCAGAGCGTCTCGTTTACCGATAATGTTTTAATAGAAGAGTATATTTCTGGTCGTGAGTTTAGTGTAGAAACTATATCTTCACTTGGTAAACATAAGATTTTACAAGTGACAGAAAAATTCACTTCTGGTTATCCTAATTACATTGAAACTGCTCACCTGGCTCCAGCAAGAATAACAAATAATGAATATAAATTAATTGAAAATGTAATAATTAAGGCTTTAAATTCATTAGATGTAGAGTTTGGCCCTTCACATAGCGAAATAAAATTAAAAGAAGATGGTAATATATCAATAATTGAAATAGGCTCTCGTATGGGAGGCGATTTTATAGGTGCATTTTTAGTAGAATCGCATACTGGAATAGACTATTTATCTTTAACTTTACTTTCTAGTTTAGGAAAAAACATCGATTTAAATAGTATAAAAGTAAAAGAGAATAACAACATCAGTTCACTAGTGTACTATCAATTTGATGAAAGCTTCAAAAAAATAAATACAAGACCTGGTGTACAAAGTTTATCCTACACTCTCAACAAACACTATAACGGCAGCGTTTTATCAAGTAACGAACGATTTTCTTGCTCTAAATTATTAGTACGTAACGATAATTTAAATGATATAATCACTATAATAAAAGAGCAAAACAAATCAATTTAA
- a CDS encoding TDP-N-acetylfucosamine:lipid II N-acetylfucosaminyltransferase — translation MSKKLVLHIGNIDKFVYPFIEFNKENANSNNHLYYFYGFDKRLDGFPDVVQCNGKGKLRNLRKFYFYLKFLNYLIKSDIVILHSTNNKIFNFIIYMLPQKYAKKCKWIVWGGDLHNAQIYPELQKTVPEIIKRKIIPLFSSIATVSKGNFQLAMKNYGAKGRFVPCFSYPTNIPPKIESSNKINSKPNILIGNSADPINNHEEIFNRLLKDNKVSDIGNVFCPLSYGDKKYAKHIMTLGSNLFGNKFHGLTELMPIKEYHKLLSEVDIAIFNHKRPQALGNIISLLGLGKKVYVFSGTTQWDFFNSLNLDVLDVNEINLDDEIDVQKNKEIIYNYFSKENLVSQLNDLYNS, via the coding sequence ATGAGTAAAAAATTAGTTCTACATATTGGTAATATAGATAAGTTTGTATATCCTTTTATAGAATTTAACAAAGAAAATGCCAATTCAAACAATCACCTTTATTACTTTTATGGTTTTGATAAGCGTCTTGATGGCTTTCCTGATGTTGTTCAGTGCAATGGAAAAGGGAAACTAAGGAATTTACGAAAGTTTTATTTCTATTTGAAGTTTTTAAATTATTTAATAAAGTCTGATATTGTTATTCTACATTCGACCAACAATAAAATTTTTAATTTTATTATTTACATGCTTCCCCAAAAATATGCAAAGAAGTGTAAGTGGATAGTTTGGGGAGGTGATCTTCATAATGCTCAGATTTATCCAGAATTACAAAAAACGGTTCCAGAAATTATAAAAAGAAAAATAATCCCACTTTTTTCATCAATAGCAACTGTCTCTAAGGGGAATTTTCAGTTAGCAATGAAAAACTATGGGGCAAAAGGTAGATTTGTACCGTGTTTTTCATATCCAACAAATATACCACCAAAAATTGAATCATCTAATAAAATAAATAGTAAACCAAATATACTTATTGGGAATTCAGCAGATCCTATAAATAATCATGAAGAGATTTTTAATAGATTATTGAAAGATAATAAAGTCTCAGATATTGGGAATGTTTTTTGTCCACTTAGTTATGGGGATAAGAAATATGCTAAACATATAATGACGTTAGGATCTAACTTGTTTGGAAATAAATTTCATGGTTTAACTGAACTGATGCCAATAAAAGAGTATCATAAATTACTATCCGAAGTTGATATAGCTATATTTAATCATAAAAGGCCACAAGCTTTAGGGAATATAATTTCTTTGTTAGGCTTGGGGAAAAAGGTATATGTTTTTTCAGGAACAACTCAATGGGACTTTTTTAATAGCTTGAATTTGGATGTTCTAGATGTCAATGAAATTAATCTTGATGACGAGATAGATGTTCAGAAAAATAAAGAAATAATATATAATTACTTTTCAAAAGAAAATTTGGTTTCGCAGTTAAATGACCTTTATAACTCTTAA
- the rffA gene encoding dTDP-4-amino-4,6-dideoxygalactose transaminase, whose product MSDDIYIPFNKAPVTGKEISYITDAIDSMKLSGDRFFGLECQTWFEKKLGVKKALITPSCTHALELAAILLNIGEGDEVIIPSYTFVSTANPFLLRGAKIIFVDIRKDTMNIDESLIENAITKNTKVIVPVHYAGISCEMDTIMDIANRHGLFVVEDAAQGVNSFYKGKPLGTIGHLSAFSFHETKNYTSGGEGGLLLINDESFIQRAEIIREKGTNRSQFFRGMVDKYSWVDVGSSYLPSEIQSAYLMAQLEFYDIINDRRKTIWNKYYKELSDLHEQGLVELPICPKECIHNAHMFYIKLKNIEERTTLIDFLKEKGIVAVFHYIPLHSSEKGCKSSLFYGSDINTTTESERLLRLPLFYNMTDSELDYVISNLHKFFKGDYE is encoded by the coding sequence ATGAGTGATGATATATATATTCCCTTTAACAAAGCTCCAGTTACAGGGAAAGAAATTTCTTATATTACTGACGCTATCGACAGTATGAAGTTAAGCGGTGATAGGTTCTTTGGGCTTGAGTGTCAAACCTGGTTTGAGAAAAAATTAGGAGTAAAGAAAGCTCTCATTACACCATCTTGTACTCATGCATTAGAACTCGCAGCTATATTGCTTAATATAGGTGAAGGCGACGAGGTTATAATACCAAGCTATACCTTTGTCAGTACAGCTAATCCTTTTTTACTCAGAGGAGCAAAAATAATATTTGTTGATATAAGAAAAGATACAATGAATATTGATGAAAGTTTAATAGAAAATGCTATAACAAAAAATACAAAAGTAATCGTCCCTGTTCATTATGCCGGTATATCATGTGAAATGGATACTATAATGGATATTGCAAACCGACATGGTTTATTTGTTGTTGAAGATGCCGCACAAGGGGTTAATTCATTTTATAAAGGTAAACCTCTAGGTACTATTGGGCATCTTTCTGCATTTAGCTTTCATGAAACAAAAAATTATACTAGTGGTGGGGAAGGAGGATTGCTTCTCATTAATGATGAAAGCTTTATTCAAAGAGCTGAAATAATTAGGGAAAAAGGAACCAATAGAAGTCAGTTCTTTAGAGGTATGGTTGATAAATATAGTTGGGTCGATGTTGGTAGCTCATACTTGCCATCTGAGATCCAATCGGCATATCTAATGGCACAACTAGAATTTTATGACATTATTAATGACAGAAGAAAGACCATATGGAATAAATACTATAAAGAACTATCGGACTTACATGAACAAGGATTAGTTGAATTACCTATATGTCCTAAAGAGTGTATTCACAATGCTCATATGTTTTATATTAAGTTAAAAAATATAGAAGAAAGAACGACACTAATAGATTTCCTAAAAGAAAAAGGCATTGTGGCTGTTTTTCACTACATACCATTGCATTCATCTGAGAAAGGCTGTAAGTCTAGCCTCTTTTATGGAAGTGATATCAATACAACAACTGAAAGCGAAAGGTTACTTAGGCTACCTCTTTTTTATAATATGACTGATAGTGAATTAGATTATGTAATTTCTAACTTACACAAATTCTTTAAAGGTGATTATGAGTAA
- a CDS encoding glycosyltransferase family 4 protein, with protein sequence MKIALVHMRHAKVGGTELFLNQIAKYLCEKGEDVTIICRTHEEPSHPKIKFQVLKPLSIGKAHRVYRFAKAVEKHIKHSDYDIVYALGKTWTHDLIRVGGGTRKHIVDLRKAKKPTLRDRVSMYIERKALSENDNLYVISNSYKSTHEIQADYSVPHEKLITIHNAVDTNRFDRRQYQKETDNIKKKIGITNANLPTFLFLGSGYNRKGLEPTLNAFSNLPFDANLVIVGNESNPEKYHQLAQTLGIDKRCFFLGKQENPEHYFALADCYVFPTKYEPFGFTAIEALSSGCPVITTQDCGAKEVMNENVSTILGTGFTTEELTNAMIKWVQNQPKDLPQQCRESVMKLDVEAIMEENYQVILDAYKLKKKM encoded by the coding sequence ATGAAAATAGCACTAGTACACATGCGTCATGCAAAAGTCGGTGGAACAGAACTCTTTCTGAACCAAATTGCCAAGTACCTCTGCGAAAAAGGCGAAGATGTCACTATTATTTGCCGTACTCATGAAGAGCCTAGTCACCCCAAAATCAAGTTTCAAGTACTCAAGCCTCTCAGTATCGGTAAAGCACATCGTGTTTATCGTTTTGCGAAAGCGGTAGAAAAACACATCAAACACAGCGATTATGACATAGTTTATGCACTAGGGAAGACGTGGACACACGATCTTATCAGAGTGGGGGGAGGTACCCGTAAACACATCGTCGACTTAAGAAAGGCGAAAAAGCCAACATTACGTGATAGAGTTTCTATGTACATTGAGCGTAAGGCCTTATCCGAAAATGATAATTTATATGTAATTTCAAATTCTTATAAAAGCACTCATGAAATTCAAGCTGACTATAGTGTTCCTCATGAGAAACTAATCACTATCCATAATGCAGTCGACACAAACAGGTTTGACAGAAGACAATATCAAAAAGAAACAGACAATATCAAAAAGAAAATCGGCATCACAAACGCCAACTTGCCCACCTTTTTGTTTTTAGGGTCAGGCTACAACAGAAAAGGGTTAGAGCCTACCTTAAATGCTTTTTCTAACCTACCTTTCGACGCAAATCTGGTCATTGTGGGTAATGAATCTAATCCTGAAAAATATCATCAATTGGCTCAGACTCTTGGTATTGATAAGCGATGTTTCTTCCTGGGAAAACAAGAGAACCCCGAACACTATTTTGCCCTTGCTGATTGCTATGTATTCCCCACAAAGTATGAACCCTTTGGTTTTACTGCAATAGAAGCATTATCTTCTGGTTGTCCGGTCATCACAACCCAAGACTGTGGAGCCAAAGAGGTTATGAATGAAAATGTAAGTACAATTCTTGGCACAGGCTTTACAACAGAAGAGCTTACAAATGCGATGATAAAATGGGTGCAAAATCAACCCAAAGACCTTCCTCAGCAGTGTCGAGAGTCAGTAATGAAACTCGACGTAGAAGCCATCATGGAAGAAAATTATCAAGTAATTTTAGACGCTTATAAATTAAAGAAAAAGATGTAA
- a CDS encoding glycosyltransferase family 9 protein, which translates to MKKIAVFVPHRAQFGNITTQLPLFCALKTRFPKSEITVFTKSNNSNLFLNCNLVNKVINYKEWSTVKLVFEFNKCHFDSVFNIYSGSERIHLVCMLSNVKNKFSFSSLGFIKWFNNYQVFLDSKKGKQYIANNNLELANVALGTDYDTRVIGMLGIEALELNKKETLTIVPCGGAGAFKIWPLEHFLSAVKKIVLDNECIKKICVVLGPQESDKQQQIERELEGMNLDIRVSPKISDLVDIAKQSRLVISNDCGPCHIFQMMKSPMLMIWGWTHCPKTPKSPYHVLTEWYHCYDDSWCVFPAEDQKDIASIPVERVVSVANMQLTRS; encoded by the coding sequence ATGAAAAAGATAGCCGTCTTCGTACCACACCGGGCTCAGTTCGGTAATATCACTACACAGCTCCCCTTATTCTGTGCTTTAAAAACGAGATTCCCTAAAAGTGAAATTACAGTTTTTACAAAGTCAAATAACAGTAATTTATTCCTCAATTGTAACTTGGTAAATAAAGTTATTAATTATAAGGAGTGGAGTACTGTTAAGTTGGTTTTTGAATTTAACAAGTGTCACTTTGATTCGGTTTTTAATATTTATTCAGGATCAGAAAGAATACATCTAGTCTGTATGTTATCTAATGTTAAGAACAAGTTCTCATTCAGCTCTTTAGGGTTTATTAAATGGTTTAATAACTACCAAGTGTTTCTTGACTCTAAAAAGGGGAAGCAATATATCGCTAATAATAACCTTGAGCTAGCAAATGTAGCTCTGGGAACTGATTATGATACTCGTGTTATTGGCATGTTGGGGATTGAAGCATTAGAATTAAATAAAAAAGAAACATTGACAATCGTACCTTGCGGCGGCGCAGGAGCCTTTAAAATATGGCCATTAGAGCACTTTTTGTCAGCGGTAAAAAAGATTGTTTTAGATAACGAATGTATTAAAAAAATATGCGTCGTCTTAGGGCCACAAGAATCCGACAAGCAACAACAAATAGAGCGTGAGCTTGAAGGGATGAATTTAGACATTCGTGTATCACCTAAAATTTCAGATCTAGTTGATATTGCAAAACAATCTCGATTGGTCATTTCCAATGATTGTGGGCCATGCCACATCTTTCAGATGATGAAATCACCGATGCTTATGATTTGGGGTTGGACTCATTGTCCGAAGACCCCGAAATCACCGTATCATGTTCTGACTGAGTGGTATCATTGTTATGATGATTCTTGGTGTGTGTTTCCTGCCGAAGATCAAAAAGATATCGCATCAATACCTGTTGAAAGGGTCGTTTCTGTCGCAAACATGCAGTTAACTAGAAGTTAG
- a CDS encoding 3-deoxy-D-manno-octulosonic acid kinase yields the protein MNVPAQIDIAGGKIIYHPDFTQHPIEQVFDAQYWREQDAIVGSAQGRGTTWFVDAGVEQAALRHYLRGGLFGKIVRDHYWFVSWPKTRSFAEFDLLLTLRSHGVNVPKPLAARAVKSGFVYQADILTERIADAEDLVSILQKRPISAELYQKIGREIAKMHQAGVDHTDLNIHNILIDKDEKVWIIDFDKCVKRNDSGWQEKNLERLKRSFIKEKTKQTLYLKGKDIDNFFHEYDQLKL from the coding sequence ATGAATGTACCGGCTCAAATCGATATTGCCGGTGGTAAAATAATTTACCACCCAGATTTTACTCAACACCCCATCGAGCAAGTGTTCGATGCCCAGTATTGGCGTGAGCAAGATGCCATCGTTGGCAGCGCGCAAGGGCGAGGCACGACGTGGTTTGTTGATGCGGGAGTAGAGCAGGCTGCACTTCGTCATTATTTACGCGGTGGGTTATTTGGCAAAATAGTGCGCGATCACTATTGGTTTGTGTCTTGGCCTAAGACTCGCAGTTTCGCCGAATTTGATTTGTTACTCACGTTGCGTTCTCATGGCGTTAACGTGCCTAAACCCTTGGCAGCGAGAGCAGTAAAATCGGGTTTTGTCTATCAAGCGGATATTTTGACAGAGCGAATTGCCGATGCTGAAGACTTGGTCTCGATTTTACAGAAACGGCCAATTAGCGCGGAGTTGTATCAAAAAATAGGCCGAGAGATTGCAAAAATGCATCAAGCTGGTGTCGACCACACGGATCTGAACATCCACAATATTTTGATCGATAAAGATGAAAAAGTTTGGATTATTGATTTTGATAAGTGTGTTAAGCGCAATGATAGCGGTTGGCAAGAAAAAAATTTAGAACGCTTAAAACGATCATTTATCAAAGAAAAGACAAAACAGACGCTTTACTTAAAAGGTAAAGATATAGATAATTTCTTTCATGAATACGATCAGTTGAAATTATAA